A single genomic interval of Vicia villosa cultivar HV-30 ecotype Madison, WI unplaced genomic scaffold, Vvil1.0 ctg.000010F_1_1, whole genome shotgun sequence harbors:
- the LOC131621649 gene encoding uncharacterized protein LOC131621649 has protein sequence MAFRGRRKRTMCISIRSCYALSNVFHVPFGLEKEFVKAFNLNWKLDVSHKIKAFGWRCFINRLSTRDLLLIRGISLPSSIVCVLCRTERETLNHILFSCGVFAINWKEVASWIGFIDSESDCIMSIFLRWNSFCKSNKVKFGREGSIWLASFWAIWKLRNEIIFRNNTWNVFDTVLEH, from the coding sequence ATGGCGTTTCGTGGTCGACGAAAGAGGACAATGTGTATTTCGATTAGGAGTTGTTATGCGCTTTCAAACGTTTTCCATGTTCCTTTTGGCCTAGAGAAGGAGTTTGTCAAAGCTTTTAATCTTAATTGGAAATTGGATGTGTCTCACAAGATtaaggcttttggttggagatgTTTTATTAATAGATTGTCAACAAGGGATCTTCTTCTTATTAGAGGTATTTCTTTACCTTCTTCTATTGTTTGTGTGCTATGTAGAACGGAAAGGGAAACattgaatcatattttattttcttgtggAGTTTTCGCTATTAATTGGAAGGAGGTGGCTAGTTGGATCGGTTTTATTGATTCTGAGTCTGATTGCATCATGAGCATTTTTTTGAGATGGAATAGTTTTTGCAAGTCCAACAAGGTGAAATTCGGTAGAGAAGGGAGTATTTGGTTGGCTAGCTTTTGGGCTATTTGGAAGCTTAGGAATGAGATCATCTTTCGGAATAATACTTGGAATGTTTTCGATACTGTTTTGGAGCATTAA